A stretch of Komagataella phaffii GS115 chromosome 2, complete sequence DNA encodes these proteins:
- a CDS encoding Subunit of mitochondrial NAD(+)-dependent isocitrate dehydrogenase, which catalyzes the oxidation of, whose amino-acid sequence MFRQYSRAIRSTPFTRSYATNVAQFLGQKNSNGKYTVSFIEGDGIGVEISDAVKQIYSAADVPIEWESCDVTPLFINGKTTLPQQAVDSINKNLVALKGPLATPVGKGHQSLNLTLRRTFNLFANVRPCKSIQGYKTPYENVDTVLIRENTEGEYSGIEHTIVPGVVQSIKLITKVASERCIRYAFEYARSVGRKEVLVVHKASIMKLSDGLFVKTAEELASEYPEIKLSFELLDNTSLKLCTDPSDYKSLVMVMPNLYGDIMSDLSSGLIGGLGLTPSGNMGDKVSIFEAVHGSAPDIAGKNLANPTALLLSSCMMLRHMSLNSYADKIENSVLKTIASGPEHRTKDLKGTSSTSNFTEQVIKNL is encoded by the coding sequence ATGTTCAGACAATATTCTAGAGCAATCCGTTCAACTCCGTTCACCAGATCTTACGCTACTAACGTTGCACAGTTCCTCGGACAGAAGAACAGCAATGGAAAATACACCGTGTCTTTCATAGAGGGTGACGGTATTGGTGTTGAGATCAGTGATGCCGTCAAGCAAATCTACTCCGCAGCTGACGTCCCAATTGAGTGGGAATCATGCGATGTCACTCCTCTGTTCATCAACGGAAAGACCACTCTGCCACAGCAGGCCGTAGACTCtatcaacaagaacttGGTGGCTCTGAAAGGTCCTCTCGCAACCCCTGTTGGAAAAGGTCACCAATCTCTGAATCTAACACTtagaagaactttcaatttgtttGCCAATGTCAGACCTTGTAAGTCCATCCAAGGTTACAAGACCCCTTACGAGAATGTCGATACAGTTTTGATCCGTGAGAACACTGAAGGTGAATACTCCGGTATCGAGCACACTATTGTTCCAGGTGTTGTCCAAAGTATCAAGCTGATCACCAAGGTTGCATCTGAGAGATGTATCAGATATGCCTTCGAGTACGCTCGTTctgttggaagaaaagaagttttGGTCGTCCATAAGGCCTCCATTATGAAGCTTTCCGATGGTCTTTTCGTTAAGACTGCTGAAGAACTGGCTTCTGAGTACCCAGAGATCAAGCTGTCCTTCGAGTTGTTGGATAACACTTCTCTGAAGTTATGTACTGATCCATCTGACTACAAGAGTTTAGTGATGGTCATGCCTAACTTGTACGGTGACATCATGTCTGACTTGTCCTCCGGTTTAATCGGTGGTCTAGGTTTGACCCCTTCTGGAAACATGGGTGATAAGGTTTCCATTTTCGAGGCCGTCCACGGTTCAGCTCCTGACATTGCTGGTAAGAACTTGGCCAACCCAACTGCTCTGCTGTTATCCTCATGCATGATGTTGAGACACATGTCTTTGAACAGCTATGCCGACAAGATCGAAAACTCTGTCTTGAAGACCATTGCTTCTGGACCAGAGCACAGAACTAAGGACTTGAAAGGAACCTCCTCGACTTCAAACTTCACCGAACAAGTTATCAAGAACTTGTAA
- a CDS encoding Actin-associated protein, subunit of a complex (Rvs161p-Rvs167p), translating into MSFKGFRKGLVRGPQSIRQKLNMGQITEDPVYVDAERRFKELEDETKRLSDESKRYFTAVNGMLNHQIGFSKAIEEIYKPISGRVSDPSTLVVEGSPEGIEASTQYREVVAELQTTLKPDLELIETRIVAPAQQLLDVIKSIRKMATKRNHKQLDLDRAQNSLHKIQEKKEKTVKDEEKMYKAEADVAIAQQEYDYYNDMMKNELPVLFKLEAEFIKPLFVSFYYMQLNIFYTLFQRMEELKIPYFDLSADIIEQFTYKRGNVQEQADAIGITHFKLGNAKAKLEATKRRYAAAGGPAGAAGVAGAAAGSTAAGTEQLPQYGQTPEYGQTAAGAPAYGQPSAATPAYGQAPAYGQAPAYGQAPAYGQAPAYGQSNSPYPPEKVGYGQPQGYQAPVTAASAASPIPSAVPSTPTAPTTAPGVETCTALYDYSAQAAGDLSFSAGQVIEVVQKTDANGWWTGRLNGVQGVFPGNYVELNK; encoded by the coding sequence ATGAGTTTCAAAGGTTTCAGGAAAGGATTGGTCAGAGGGCCACAATCTATTCGTCAAAAGCTAAACATGGGTCAAATTACCGAAGATCCGGTCTATGTTGATGCAGAACgaagattcaaagagttggaagacGAGACCAAGAGGTTGAGTGACGAGAGCAAACGTTACTTCACTGCAGTTAACGGTATGTTGAACCATCAAATTGGATTCAGTAAAGCTATTGAGGAGATTTACAAACCAATCTCGGGACGTGTGTCAGACCCTAGCACCTTGGTGGTGGAAGGGTCCCCTGAAGGTATCGAGGCTAGTACTCAATACAGGGAAGTAGTTGCTGAGTTACAAACAACTTTGAAGCCAGACTTGGAACTTATAGAGACCAGAATCGTAGCGCCTGCTCAACAGTTATTGGATGTCATCAAGTCCATTAGAAAAATGGCAACGAAGAGAAACCACAAGCAGTTAGACTTGGATCGGGCCCAGAATAGCTTGCACAAGATTcaggagaaaaaagaaaaaactgttAAAGATGAGGAGAAGATGTACAAGGCAGAAGCTGACGTGGCTATTGCCCAACAAGAATATGACTATTACAATGACATGATGAAGAACGAGTTACCCGTTCTATTTAAATTGGAAGCTGAATTCATCAAACCTCTTTTCGTTTCATTCTACTATATGCAATTGAATATTTTCTACACTTTGTTCCAACGTATGGAGGAGTTGAAGATACCTTACTTCGACCTCTCTGCAGATATCATTGAACAGTTCACATACAAGCGGGGTAACGTCCAAGAACAAGCAGACGCTATTGGAATCACCCATTTCAAGCTTGGTAATGCAAAGGCTAAATTAGAGGCTACAAAAAGGCGTTATGCCGCTGCTGGCGGTCCTGCTGGCGCAGCTGGAGTTGCTGGTGCTGCTGCTGGTTCCACTGCAGCGGGTACGGAGCAGCTTCCTCAGTATGGGCAAACTCCAGAGTATGGTCAAACTGCTGCAGGTGCTCCTGCTTATGGTCAACCTTCTGCCGCTACTCCCGCTTATGGCCAAGCACCAGCCTATGGCCAAGCGCCAGCTTATGGTCAAGCGCCGGCCTATGGGCAGGCTCCTGCTTATGGGCAATCTAATTCCCCATATCCTCCCGAGAAAGTCGGTTATGGACAGCCTCAAGGCTATCAAGCACCAGTCACTGCTGCCTCTGCTGCTTCTCCGATCCCTTCTGCAGTTCCTTCTACTCCAACCGCTCCCACCACTGCTCCTGGTGTAGAGACTTGTACTGCTCTGTACGACTATAGTGCGCAAGCCGCGGGAGACCTGTCATTCTCTGCTGGACAAGTTATCGAAGTCGTTCAAAAAACAGACGCCAATGGCTGGTGGACTGGAAGACTCAACGGAGTGCAAGGTGTCTTCCCAGGCAACTACGTTGAACTGAATAAATAA
- a CDS encoding Sterol regulatory element binding protein, induces transcription of sterol transport and biosyntheti translates to MANLKIPGSEQLTTNKVLKSSKGKRKYHNKSRKGCTTCKKRRVKCDENKPICNKCEHLGLDCIYMSPPPKRLSSSTSDGSPAITVPLSSGPPLGATSNSPSNQYTGNLNMLDLRLMYHYITKVWHTITAAGISDAKIWCEDIPMLAFNYPFLMHSILAFSATHLSRTEKGLDQCVTCHRGDALRLLREAVLEISPANTDALVASALILIMDSLANASLPTSTSPKSLPASAWIFHVKGAATILTAVWPLNESSRFHKFISVDLSDLGDVDLMGDNANANHPHDVKYSQLLCFDEELTDLFPVTYTSPYLITLAYLNKLHNERYKSDFILRVFAFPALLDKTFLTLLINGDISAMRIMRSYYTLLRNFTDEMKDKVWFLEGVSKVLPVDVDEYSGGGGMHMMMDFLGGPSTLNDNDTNDIADNIAQSGLLDTDNLPSSITDNLDIMHSSIYDE, encoded by the coding sequence ATGGCTAACCTAAAGATCCCTGGATCAGAGCAGTTAACAACAAATAAGGTGCTTAAGTCTTCCAAGGGCAAGCGGAAATACCATAACAAGAGCAGGAAAGGATGTACGACTTGCAAAAAAAGGCGAGTCAAGTGTGATGAAAATAAGCCCATATGCAACAAATGTGAGCACTTGGGCTTGGACTGTATCTATATGAGTCCACCACCTAAGAGGCTCAGCTCCAGTACGAGTGATGGCAGTCCAGCTATAACAGTACCATTGTCGTCTGGGCCTCCTCTTGGGGCCACTTCTAACTCACCCTCCAACCAGTACACAGGAAATCTGAACATGCTAGATCTAAGGCTAATGTATCACTACATAACTAAAGTTTGGCATACGATAACAGCAGCTGGTATATCTGATGCCAAGATCTGGTGTGAAGACATTCCTATGCTGGCTTTCAATTATCCGTTTTTGATGCATTCAATTTTAGCCTTCAGTGCTACACATCTTTCACGGACTGAAAAGGGGTTGGACCAGTGTGTAACTTGCCATAGAGGCGATGCTCTACGTCTCCTACGTGAGGCCGTACTTGAGATTTCACCAGCAAATACTGATGCCCTGGTGGCTTCAGCTTTAATACTAATAATGGACTCTCTGGCCAATGCATCGTTACCTACTTCAACGTCTCCTAAATCACTTCCAGCTTCGGCCTGGATTTTCCACGTTAAGGGAGCTGCCACTATATTGACAGCTGTCTGGCCATTGAACGAAAGTTCCCGATTTCACAAATTTATATCCGTTGATTTAAGTGATCTGGGAGACGTTGACCTGATGGGCGATAATGCCAATGCTAACCACCCACATGATGTGAAATATTCCCAGTTGTTATgctttgatgaagagctAACCGACCTTTTCCCCGTTACTTATACGTCACCTTACCTTATTACTCTGGCTTACTTGAACAAATTGCACAATGAGCGATACAAATCAGATTTTATCCTGAGAGTTTTTGCCTTTCCAGCTTTGTTGGATAAAACGTTCCTGACTTTGTTAATCAATGGAGACATTTCTGCCATGAGAATTATGAGATCGTACTACACGCTTCTCAGAAACTTCACTGACGAGATGAAAGATAAGGTTTGGTTTTTGGAAGGCGTGTCAAAGGTTCTTCCAGTAGATGTTGACGAGTATTCGGGAGGAGGAGGAATGCATATGATGATGGACTTTTTAGGAGGTCCTTCTACTTTGAACGATAATGACACAAATGACATTGCTGACAATATAGCCCAGTCTGGCCTTTTGGATACCGACAATTTGCCAAGTTCCATAACAGACAACTTAGATATCATGCACAGTAGTATATATGATGAGTAA
- a CDS encoding Nuclear protein that acts as a heterodimer with Aos1p to activate Smt3p (SUMO) before its conjugatio: MRWISNFPPPSKTFTERTMARDIQLIRILGEETYNKISNSKVLLVGAGGIGCELLKDLLLMGYGEIHVADLDTIDLSNLNRQFLFRQKDIKKSKANTAVAAVALFKGNTRLEPHHGNIMDVSQFPLSWFRQFDIIFNALDNLEARVYVNRMALFINKPLIESGTTGLKDSAEEFIDSVVEKIFVEDIVRLAKIDTLWKTRQKPIPLNYELYSKKLKELPTSIISDDQKIWTTEENLFVLIDSLKRLQARYKSEGVLDFDKDDKDTLDFVVAAANLRSFIFGIETKSEFEIKQIAGNIIPAVATTNAIFAGFSSLQSLNVFSDDPVGNSRLIYDSEYINKFVTQCPPLPGNSNCKACGIQRGIITVPSLDIQLGEIHKQLLKKFGYSDDVSIVVGNNRLIYDYDFEDNLISSLKDLTIGSGSIFFVSDSDDDLQDIELYLEVAPQETDITLTDITIKKKPLKKKESKEEVTIQDDQMEEIFDEDEILLIDEPAEKRPLEIEQEETYSKRKKSTI, encoded by the exons ATGCGCTGGATATCTAACTTCCCTCCTCCAAGTAAAACTTTCACTGAACGAACGATGGCTAGGGACATCCAGCTTATTCGAATCCTTGGAGAGGAAACTTACAATAAAATAAGTAACAGTAAGGTTTTACTGGTTGGTGCCGGAGGAATAGGATGTGAACTCCTTAAAGATCTTCTGCTAATGGGCTATGGAGAGATTCATGTTGCAGATCTTGACACAATCGATCTGAGCAACTTGAACCGCCAGTTTCTGTTTAGACAAAAAGATATAAAGAAGAGCAAAGCAAACACAGCTGTAGCAGCTGTGGCTTTGTTCAAAGGAAACACTCGGTTAGAGCCTCACCATGGAAATATTATGGACGTTTCTCAATTTCCCTTGAGCTGGTTCCGCCAATTTGACATAATTTTCAACGCTTTGGATAACCTTGAAGCAAGGGTGTACGTGAACAGGATGGCATTGTTTATAAATAAGCCGCTCATTGAAAGTGGTACTACTGGGCTGAAAG ATTCTGCTGAAGAGTTCATTGATTCAGTAGTAGAGAAAATATTTGTGGAAGACATTGTTCGATTAGCAAAGATTGACACTTTGTGGAAGACCAGACAGAAGCCAATACCATTAAATTATGAGCTATATTCGaaaaaactcaaagaattgCCTACTAGCATCATTTCAGATGATCAAAAGATATGgacaactgaagaaaacttgTTTGTACTAATAGACTCTCTGAAAAGATTGCAAGCTCGTTATAAGTCTGAAGGGGTATTGGATTTCGATAAAGATGATAAAGACACCCTGGATTTTGTCGTCGCAGCTGCGAATTTACGATCATTCATATTTGGaattgaaacaaaatcCGAATTTGAGATTAAACAAATTGCTGGTAACATTATTCCAGCAGTGGCAACTACTAATGCAATTTTTGCCGGTTTCAGTTCCCTACAGTCACTCAATGTTTTCTCTGATGATCCTGTTGGAAACTCCAGACTGATTTATGATTCAGAGTACATCAACAAGTTTGTTACACAATGTCCACCATTGCCAGGCAATTCAAATTGCAAAGCTTGTGGGATCCAGAGGGGTATCATAACGGTTCCCAGTTTGGATATACAACTGGGTGAGATTCACAAACAACTTCTGAAGAAGTTTGGCTATTCAGATGATGTTTCTATTGTGGTGGGAAACAATAGGCTAATTTATGACTACGATTTTGAGGACAACCTCATTTCTTCATTGAAGGACCTTACAATTGGAAGTGGTAGTATATTCTTCGTTAGTGATTCCGATGATGATCTGCAAGACATTGAACTATACCTGGAAGTTGCACCTCAAGAAACAGATATAACTCTTACGGATATCACAATTAAGAAGAAgcctttgaagaaaaaagaatcaaaagaagaagtcacTATCCAAGACGATCAAATGGAGGAGATatttgatgaggatgaaattCTGCTAATAGATGAACCCGCAGAAAAGCGACCTCTGGAAATAGAGCAGGAAGAAACATATtcgaaaagaaagaagagtACTATATAG
- a CDS encoding Mitochondrial cytochrome-c peroxidase produces the protein MDLINSLIAPFRNFYQRLAIRLAPLGRVLLYPYVLFLAHLQSVHFVVYVQAKNLELYYRREAQRFTSGSRRSTTFKDKSQELDQWKLDFGTSRPIAEEVKPLFRASVNPRDVMLKAWGRTDYYYDRYVVHTPFCIIVRLSGERNRYIYSPRPGTKLPFVLSELPEPDQYHFSPEATRSFNLNKAEVPKPVEKPLVKLFEREVIPEVVAKPDTPAIDKSPIVLDADTGTKFSSSHTPLTGQLTVSKTGSPRNRRIKLVVNKKPKAPFIGSFYDYEHVRHEIINCFDRPELDYGSLAPNIVRLAWHVSATYDQRTGTGGSNGCTIRFPPELTDPGNTGLHPAMSALNLIQAKFPWISYADLYTFAGAIAIEYLGGPKIDWKPGRVDCTDQSLVPPNGRLPLGSLGADHIRDVFINALGFDDRAAVCLIGGGHALGRTHAKYSGWDGKWTENPLQFSNQFFLELLTHEWDECTVPETGMKQFCYEKKRLMMLNTDMALLRDPSFAKWVKIYGEDEKLFFDEFSQDFAKLLELGVDRDSDGIARKKF, from the coding sequence ATGGATCTGATTAACTCTTTAATAGCGCCATTCAGGAACTTCTATCAGAGATTGGCTATCAGATTAGCACCTTTGGGAAGAGTTCTCCTCTATCCATATGTTCTTTTCCTGGCTCATCTCCAATCAGTACACTTTGTTGTTTACGTGCAAGCAAAGAATCTGGAGCTCTATTACCGTAGAGAAGCTCAGAGATTCACTTCTGGTAGCAGGAGGTCGACAACGTTCAAAGATAAATCACAGGAATTGGACCAGTGGAAGCTGGATTTTGGTACTTCAAGGCCAATCGCAGAGGAGGTGAAGCCTTTATTCAGGGCATCTGTGAATCCGAGAGACGTGATGCTCAAAGCTTGGGGTAGAACTGATTATTACTATGACAGATATGTTGTCCACACCCCTTTTTGTATTATTGTTCGTCTATCTGGGGAAAGAAACCGGTACATATATTCTCCACGACCAGGAACAAAACTTCcttttgttctttctgAATTACCTGAACCTGACCAGTATCATTTTTCTCCAGAAGCGACCAGAAGCTTCAATCTCAATAAGGCGGAAGTCCCAAAGCCTGTGGAAAAGCCATTGGTTAAACTCTTTGAACGAGAAGTCATTCCAGAAGTGGTGGCAAAGCCAGACACGCCGGCCATCGATAAAAGTCCAATAGTTTTGGATGCGGATACAGGGACCAAATTCTCATCTAGCCATACTCCTTTGACTGGTCAATTGACCGTTTCGAAAACGGGCTCTCCAAGAAATAGAAGAATTAAGCTTGTAGTTAATAAGAAACCAAAGGCACCTTTCATTGGGTCGTTTTATGATTACGAGCACGTCAGACATGAGATCATTAATTGTTTCGATAGGCCAGAACTTGACTACGGATCTCTAGCGCCCAATATAGTGAGGTTAGCTTGGCATGTATCTGCCACATATGATCAAAGAACTGGTACTGGAGGCAGTAACGGATGTACCATCAGATTCCCACCTGAATTGACAGATCCAGGAAATACTGGACTGCACCCTGCCATGTCAGCGCTAAACTTAATTCAGGCTAAATTTCCATGGATATCCTATGCTGATCTCTACACTTTTGCTGGAGCCATTGCAATTGAGTATTTGGGAGGTCCGAAAATAGACTGGAAACCTGGTAGAGTGGATTGTACCGACCAATCTCTGGTACCCCCAAATGGTAGACTGCCGTTGGGAAGCTTGGGTGCAGATCATATCAGAGATGTGTTCATCAATGCGCTTGGATTCGACGATAGGGCTGCTGTTTGTCTAATTGGAGGTGGCCATGCACTAGGAAGGACTCATGCCAAGTATAGTGGCTGGGATGGAAAATGGACAGAGAATCCTCTTCAGTTCTCAAATCAGTTTTTTTTGGAATTGTTAACTCATGAGTGGGACGAATGTACAGTTCCTGAAACAGGAATGAAACAGTTCTGCTACGAAAAGAAACGTTTAATGATGCTGAATACCGATATGGCACTGCTCAGAGACCCATCATTTGCTAAGTGGGTCAAGATCTATGGGGAGGATGAGAAGTTGTTTTTTGATGAATTCAGTCAGGATTTTGCAAAGCTTCTAGAGCTAGGTGTTGATAGAGATAGCGATGGAATTGCTAGGAAAAAATTCTAA
- a CDS encoding GTPase activating protein (GAP) for Rho1p, involved in signaling to the actin cytoskeleton, null mut produces the protein MEDNPSAKKSLANWWKSFQRSAQSNKVPQDDERPRIRFRSRSSTAIKTNSDYKQHIDDFFTKRKERDNYLTKGGVGDNLVFNVTLESSLEITSAKVALCTDINTSVTYGRIPTLVVCCGLFLKQQGLDKPGIFRMPGAARRVRELQVLFSSPPTYGAKFDWNGYTVHDAASILRRYLTSLSEPLIPLDLYEAFRSPILNRPLIVKYFKKKEQRRIERDKIMKQKEGDEPRATRNAQNNQDNDDETPENMDAPLGTEDVEDHFVDASEEIVPDGQQKQKRKKHKQKLIKEIHGALAEYVDLFSQLSLPSRQLIYYLVDLLQMVSTHSSTNLMSVRNLASIFQPSLLFHPKHDLEPEQYILSQAVVEFWIEYSDRILRASTLLESQTTKKQKPPPIARSSLPPVTQPEAKRNSLSSFLNLSYSGRRKHSKSMSSAVSPPDVISNLKHSNLSGASLEHTTSFSSDYTHPGQAPSSVSDNPPSSVSNNPQSASLQTKPPNIMISSE, from the coding sequence ATGGAAGATAATCCTTCAGCCAAGAAATCCTTGGCTAACTGGTGGAAATCTTTCCAGCGGAGCGCACAGTCAAACAAGGTGCCACAGGATGACGAGAGACCAAGAATAAGATTCAGATCCAGATCGTCTACTGCAATTAAGACCAACTCAGATTATAAACAACACATCGATGACTTTTTCACAAAGCGGAAGGAACGGGATAATTACTTAACCAAAGGTGGCGTTGGCGATAACCTTGTCTTTAACGTAACATTGGAATCTTCGTTGGAGATTACAAGTGCCAAAGTGGCCCTTTGTACAGACATAAATACAAGCGTGACATATGGACGTATCCCCACTCTGGTCGTTTGTTGTGGCTTATTTCTCAAACAACAGGGGTTGGATAAACCAGGAATCTTCAGAATGCCTGGTGCCGCAAGACGGGTGAGGGAATTACAGgttcttttctcttctccCCCGACCTATGGTGCAAAGTTTGATTGGAACGGATATACAGTACACGATGCCGCTTCCATATTGAGGCGGTATCTGACCTCACTATCAGAGCCACTTATTCCTCTGGATTTGTATGAGGCCTTTAGAAGTCCCATTTTGAATCGTCCATTGATTgtgaaatatttcaagaagaaagagcaaAGGAGAATAGAACGTGACAAAATAATGAAACAGAAGGAGGGAGACGAGCCAAGGGCTACTAGGAATGCACAAAACAATCAGGACAATGATGACGAGACTCCGGAGAATATGGACGCTCCTCTGGGAACggaagatgttgaagatcACTTTGTAGATGCCTCAGAAGAGATAGTACCCGATGgacaacaaaaacaaaaaagaaagaagcataAACAGAAACTAATCAAAGAGATTCATGGAGCCCTAGCCGAATATGTGGATCTTTTCAGCCAACTTTCATTACCATCACGCCAGTTAATCTATTATTTGGTTGACCTGCTACAGATGGTCTCTACTCACTCGTCTACAAACTTGATGTCAGTCAGAAACTTGGCATCCATTTTCCAACCGTCTTTGCTATTTCACCCGAAGCACGATCTAGAACCAGAGCAGTACATCCTCTCACAGGCGGTAGTGGAGTTTTGGATTGAGTACAGTGACCGCATACTACGTGCAAGTACACTGTTGGAAAGTCAGACCACAAAAAAGCAAAAACCACCGCCAATAGCCAGGTCAAGTTTGCCCCCAGTGACCCAACCAGAAGCAAAGCGCAATTCTCTGTCgagtttcttgaacctGAGCTACTCTGGAAGAAGGAAACACAGTAAGTCCATGTCATCCGCTGTTTCTCCTCCAGATGTCATATCCAATTTGAAGcattcaaatctttcaggAGCATCCTTGGAGCACACGACATCTTTTTCCTCTGATTATACTCATCCTGGCCAGGCTCCTAGTAGCGTGTCTGACAACCCTCCCTCCAGTGTTTCTAACAACCCACAATCTGCTTCACTCCAAACCAAACCTCCCAACATAATGATATCATCTGAGTAG
- a CDS encoding GTPase activating protein (GAP) for Rho1p, involved in signaling to the actin cytoskeleton, null mut, whose translation METSTSPPRNSISSWWSNFKQRHSSNESLSIYTSNETPSKQGGTTNTSPKRPQMRPKSRSSNYIPYRLSLHRNSKELDLSDEAKLKQHRNSFLNSRQQDFFEDSQVFAVPLKQSLEIASAKINCGSSDYGLIPVVIAQCGIYIKKNGLDVEGIFRVAGSSRRVKELQFVFSTAPLYGRKIDWESYGTTVHDAASLMRRYLNFLPEPLVSLALYEQFRDPIRSRPRILNYLKNKSEKKDKEKSPEQEGEKDQQDREQTGVQAQSEQESKQQAKDIDEQNEEYKAKEAKKAANEKKLKKSILAALKEYALLFNYLPKESRHLILYILDLLSLCTQHRDKNLMTAKNLAAVFQPSILTHPDHDMSPEEYALSHAVLEIWIEFSYILIARLNDSPQEIIRLTDTKGTKRDTIPSVTTSTDSTFLAPPPGQHRRQHSRSLSSVVPVNDRIYQNKQKPQLLDDQLQETTPEPQNDKESDDV comes from the coding sequence ATGGAAACGTCCACTTCTCCCCCGAGGAATTCAATTTCCAGTTGGTGGTCTAACTTCAAGCAGCGTCACTCCTCTAACGAATCACTTAGTATTTACACGAGCAACGAGACGCCATCTAAACAAGGAGGAACGACAAATACATCACCAAAGAGACCTCAGATGAGACCCAAATCTCGGTCCAGTAATTATATACCTTACAGGCTGTCCTTGCACCGCaactcaaaagaattggacCTGAGTGATGAGGCCAAACTGAAACAACATAGGAACTCATTTTTGAACTCGAGACAGCAAGATTTTTTCGAAGACTCCCAGGTGTTTGCGGTTCCGTTGAAGCAGAGCTTGGAAATCGCAAGTGCTAAGATCAACTGTGGATCAAGTGATTACGGTTTGATACCCGTTGTCATTGCTCAATGTGGAATTTATATCAAGAAAAACGGTTTAGATGTTGAAGGAATCTTCCGGGTCGCTGGATCATCCCGAAGGGTCAAAGAGTTGCAATTTGTGTTTTCCACCGCTCCATTGTACGGTAGAAAAATAGACTGGGAATCTTACGGCACCACAGTTCACGATGCTGCTTCTCTGATGAGGCGGTACCTGAACTTTCTTCCTGAGCCTTTGGTATCCTTAGCGTTGTATGAGCAATTTAGAGATCCAATTCGTTCTAGGCCGAGAATCTTGAACTATCTTAAAAATaaatctgaaaagaaagataagGAGAAGTCGCCAGAGCAGGAGGGAGAGAAAGATCAACAAGACAGAGAGCAAACTGGGGTGCAAGCGCAATCAGAACAAGAATCAAAACAGCAAGCAAAGGACATTGACGAACAGAATGAGGAGTACAAAGCAAAGGAAGCTAAGAAAGCtgcaaatgaaaagaaactgaaaaagagCATTCTTGCTGCCCTTAAGGAATACGCTCTACTTTTTAATTATCTTCCCAAGGAATCCCGACACTTGATCCTGTACATCTTAGATCTATTATCTTTGTGTACCCAACATAGAGACAAAAATTTGATGACGGCGAAGAACCTCGCTGCCGTGTTTCAACCGTCTATTTTAACCCATCCTGATCACGACATGTCACCAGAAGAATATGCACTTTCTCATGCAGTTTTGGAAATATGGATAGAATTCTCGTACATTTTGATTGCTAGACTCAATGACTCTCCCCAAGAGATAATAAGACTTACTGATACGAAAGGAACAAAACGCGACACGATACCGTCAGTTACAACAAGCACTGATTCGACCTTCTTGGCTCCACCACCAGGGCAACATCGACGCCAACATAGTAGATCTTTGTCCAGTGTCGTTCCAGTCAACGATCGTATCTACCAGAATAAACAGAAACCCCAGCTTTTGGATGATCAACTACAAGAAACTACTCCCGAGCCTCAGAACGATAAAGAGAGTGACGATGTATAA